One part of the Arabidopsis thaliana chromosome 4, partial sequence genome encodes these proteins:
- a CDS encoding S-locus lectin protein kinase family protein, whose product MQICKKNVFLLYYGVLVFLSFQVSSSTDTISTNQPLSGFETIVSSGDIFELGLFTPTPDTYDHRNYYIGMWYRHVSPQTIVWVANRESPLGGDASTYLLKILDGNLILHDNISATRKSHTEGTSRRSPQKISEGNLLFHETVWSTGVNSSMSKDVQAVLFDSGNLVLRDGPNSSAAVLWQSFDHPSDTWLPGGKIRLGSQLFTSWESLIDPSPGRYSLEFDPKLHSLVTVWNRSKSYWSSGPLYDWLQSFKGFPELQGTKLSFTLNMDESYITFSVDPQSRYRLVMGVSGQFMLQVWHVDLQSWRVILSQPDNRCDVYNSCGSFGICNENREPPPCRCVPGFKREFSQGSDDSNDYSGGCKRETYLHCYKRNDEFLPIENMKLATDPTTASVLTSGTFRTCASRCVADCSCQAYANDGNKCLVWTKDAFNLQQLDANKGHTFFLRLASSNISTANNRKTEHSKGKSIVLPLVLASLVATAACFVGLYCCISSRIRRKKKQRDEKHSRELLEGGLIDDAGENMCYLNLHDIMVATNSFSRKKKLGEGGFGPVYKGKLPNGMEVAIKRLSKKSSQGLTEFKNEVVLIIKLQHKNLVRLLGYCVEGDEKLLIYEYMSNKSLDGLLFGEW is encoded by the exons atgCAGATTTGCAAGAAGAATGTGTTTTTATTATACTACGGAGTGTTGGTGTTCTTGTCttttcaagtttcttcttcaactgaCACTATTTCTACCAATCAACCTCTTTCAGGATTTGAGACCATTGTTTCCAGCGGTGATATATTCGAACTCGGTCTCTTCACCCCAACTCCAGATACTTATGATCATAGAAACTACTACATAGGAATGTGGTACAGGCACGTCTCTCCACAGACTATTGTTTGGGTCGCAAACCGAGAATCTCCTCTTGGAGGGGATGCTTCTACTTACTTATTAAAGATCTTAGATGGAAACTTAATTCTCCATGATAATATCAGCGCCACCCGTAAATCTCATACGGAGGGGACATCTCGGAGATCCCCTCAAAAGATCTCAGAAGGAAACTTACTTTTCCATGAAACAGTTTGGTCGACCGGTGTTAACTCTAGTATGAGCAAGGATGTTCAAGCTGTTCTGTTTGATAGTGGTAATCTAGTATTGAGAGATGGGCCTAATTCTTCTGCAGCTGTGTTGTGGCAGAGTTTTGATCATCCCTCGGATACTTGGCTTCCTGGCGGTAAAATCAGATTAGGAAGCCAACTTTTCACTTCTTGGGAGAGCTTGATAGATCCATCACCGGGTCGATACTCTCTCGAGTTTGACCCTAAACTACACTCACTCGTCACGGTTTGGAATAGATCAAAGTCATATTGGTCCAGTGGGCCATTGTATGATTGGCTTCAAAGTTTCAAGGGATTTCCAGAATTGCAAGGTACTAAGTTGAGTTTCACATTGAATATGGATGAGTCTTACATCACCTTTTCAGTAGATCCCCAGAGCAGATATCGTTTGGTCATGGGTGTTTCGGGGCAGTTCATGCTGCAAGTTTGGCACGTTGACTTACAGTCGTGGCGTGTGATATTGTCTCAACCTGATAATAGATGTGACGTTTATAACAGTTGTGGATCATTTGGGATTTGCAATGAAAACCGAGAGCCTCCCCCATGTAGATGTGTTCCTGGTTTCAAACGAGAATTTTCCCAAGGATCTGATGACTCGAATGATTACTCTGGTGGTTGTAAAAGGGAAACATACCTTCATTGTTATAAGCGAAATGACGAGTTTCTTCCTattgaaaacatgaaattAGCCACTGATCCAACAACAGCATCGGTCTTGACATCCGGGACTTTTAGGACGTGTGCCTCACGTTGCGTAGCTGATTGTTCTTGCCAAGCGTACGCAAATGATGGAAACAAGTGTTTGGTGTGGACAAAAGATGCTTTCAATCTGCAACAACTCGATGCAAATAAGGGACACACATTCTTTCTTAGACTTGCATCTTCAAACATCTCAACTGCAAACAACC gaaaaacagaacattctAAAGGCAAAAGCATTGTGTTACCACTTGTACTAGCATCACTTGTAGCAACTGCTGCATGTTTCGTTGGTTTGTATTGTTGCATTTCTtcaagaataagaagaaaaaagaaacaaagag ACGAAAAACATAGCAGAGAGCTATTAGAAGGTGGCCTAATTGATGATGCTGGAGAAAATATGTGTTACCTAAATCTACATGACATAATGGTTGCAACAAATTCTTTCTctaggaaaaaaaagttaggagAAGGTGGTTTTGGTCCAGTCTACAAG GGAAAGCTACCAAATGGGATGGAAGTGGCAATCAAAAGgctttcaaaaaaatcaagtcaAGGTCTGACAGAGTTCAAGAATGAAGTTGTTCTGATCATAAAGCTTCAACACAAGAACTTGGTGAGGCTTTTAGGGTATTGTGTTGAAGGCGATGAGAAGCTCCTAATTTATGAGTACATGTCGAATAAGAGCCTTGATGGTTTACTCTTTGGTGAGTGGTGA
- a CDS encoding S-locus lectin protein kinase family protein — translation MQICKKNVFLLYYGVLVFLSFQVSSSTDTISTNQPLSGFETIVSSGDIFELGLFTPTPDTYDHRNYYIGMWYRHVSPQTIVWVANRESPLGGDASTYLLKILDGNLILHDNISATRKSHTEGTSRRSPQKISEGNLLFHETVWSTGVNSSMSKDVQAVLFDSGNLVLRDGPNSSAAVLWQSFDHPSDTWLPGGKIRLGSQLFTSWESLIDPSPGRYSLEFDPKLHSLVTVWNRSKSYWSSGPLYDWLQSFKGFPELQGTKLSFTLNMDESYITFSVDPQSRYRLVMGVSGQFMLQVWHVDLQSWRVILSQPDNRCDVYNSCGSFGICNENREPPPCRCVPGFKREFSQGSDDSNDYSGGCKRETYLHCYKRNDEFLPIENMKLATDPTTASVLTSGTFRTCASRCVADCSCQAYANDGNKCLVWTKDAFNLQQLDANKGHTFFLRLASSNISTANNRKTEHSKGKSIVLPLVLASLVATAACFVGLYCCISSRIRRKKKQRDEKHSRELLEGGLIDDAGENMCYLNLHDIMVATNSFSRKKKLGEGGFGPVYKGKLPNGMEVAIKRLSKKSSQGLTEFKNEVVLIIKLQHKNLVRLLGYCVEGDEKLLIYEYMSNKSLDGLLFDSLKSRELDWETRMKIVNGTTRGLQYLHEYSRLRIIHRDLKASNILLDDEMNPKISDFGTARIFGCKQIDDSTQRIVGTL, via the exons atgCAGATTTGCAAGAAGAATGTGTTTTTATTATACTACGGAGTGTTGGTGTTCTTGTCttttcaagtttcttcttcaactgaCACTATTTCTACCAATCAACCTCTTTCAGGATTTGAGACCATTGTTTCCAGCGGTGATATATTCGAACTCGGTCTCTTCACCCCAACTCCAGATACTTATGATCATAGAAACTACTACATAGGAATGTGGTACAGGCACGTCTCTCCACAGACTATTGTTTGGGTCGCAAACCGAGAATCTCCTCTTGGAGGGGATGCTTCTACTTACTTATTAAAGATCTTAGATGGAAACTTAATTCTCCATGATAATATCAGCGCCACCCGTAAATCTCATACGGAGGGGACATCTCGGAGATCCCCTCAAAAGATCTCAGAAGGAAACTTACTTTTCCATGAAACAGTTTGGTCGACCGGTGTTAACTCTAGTATGAGCAAGGATGTTCAAGCTGTTCTGTTTGATAGTGGTAATCTAGTATTGAGAGATGGGCCTAATTCTTCTGCAGCTGTGTTGTGGCAGAGTTTTGATCATCCCTCGGATACTTGGCTTCCTGGCGGTAAAATCAGATTAGGAAGCCAACTTTTCACTTCTTGGGAGAGCTTGATAGATCCATCACCGGGTCGATACTCTCTCGAGTTTGACCCTAAACTACACTCACTCGTCACGGTTTGGAATAGATCAAAGTCATATTGGTCCAGTGGGCCATTGTATGATTGGCTTCAAAGTTTCAAGGGATTTCCAGAATTGCAAGGTACTAAGTTGAGTTTCACATTGAATATGGATGAGTCTTACATCACCTTTTCAGTAGATCCCCAGAGCAGATATCGTTTGGTCATGGGTGTTTCGGGGCAGTTCATGCTGCAAGTTTGGCACGTTGACTTACAGTCGTGGCGTGTGATATTGTCTCAACCTGATAATAGATGTGACGTTTATAACAGTTGTGGATCATTTGGGATTTGCAATGAAAACCGAGAGCCTCCCCCATGTAGATGTGTTCCTGGTTTCAAACGAGAATTTTCCCAAGGATCTGATGACTCGAATGATTACTCTGGTGGTTGTAAAAGGGAAACATACCTTCATTGTTATAAGCGAAATGACGAGTTTCTTCCTattgaaaacatgaaattAGCCACTGATCCAACAACAGCATCGGTCTTGACATCCGGGACTTTTAGGACGTGTGCCTCACGTTGCGTAGCTGATTGTTCTTGCCAAGCGTACGCAAATGATGGAAACAAGTGTTTGGTGTGGACAAAAGATGCTTTCAATCTGCAACAACTCGATGCAAATAAGGGACACACATTCTTTCTTAGACTTGCATCTTCAAACATCTCAACTGCAAACAACC gaaaaacagaacattctAAAGGCAAAAGCATTGTGTTACCACTTGTACTAGCATCACTTGTAGCAACTGCTGCATGTTTCGTTGGTTTGTATTGTTGCATTTCTtcaagaataagaagaaaaaagaaacaaagag ACGAAAAACATAGCAGAGAGCTATTAGAAGGTGGCCTAATTGATGATGCTGGAGAAAATATGTGTTACCTAAATCTACATGACATAATGGTTGCAACAAATTCTTTCTctaggaaaaaaaagttaggagAAGGTGGTTTTGGTCCAGTCTACAAG GGAAAGCTACCAAATGGGATGGAAGTGGCAATCAAAAGgctttcaaaaaaatcaagtcaAGGTCTGACAGAGTTCAAGAATGAAGTTGTTCTGATCATAAAGCTTCAACACAAGAACTTGGTGAGGCTTTTAGGGTATTGTGTTGAAGGCGATGAGAAGCTCCTAATTTATGAGTACATGTCGAATAAGAGCCTTGATGGTTTACTCTTTG aTTCTTTAAAGTCTAGGGAATTGGATTGGGAGACACGTATGAAAATAGTAAATGGGACGACAAGAGGACTTCAATATCTGCATGAGTACTCACGTCTCAGGATCATTCACCGAGATCTTAAGGCAAGCAATATTCTACTTGACGATGAGATGAATCCTAAGATCTCAGATTTTGGAACCGCAAGGATTTTTGGTTGCAAGCAAATCGATGATAGCACCCAAAGAATCGTCGGGACATTGTAA
- a CDS encoding STAY-GREEN-like protein (INVOLVED IN: biological_process unknown; LOCATED IN: chloroplast; BEST Arabidopsis thaliana protein match is: non-yellowing 1 (TAIR:AT4G22920.1); Has 206 Blast hits to 202 proteins in 67 species: Archae - 0; Bacteria - 86; Metazoa - 0; Fungi - 0; Plants - 118; Viruses - 0; Other Eukaryotes - 2 (source: NCBI BLink).): MCSLATNLLLPSKMKPVFPEKLSTSSLCVTTRRSKMKNRSIVPVARLFGPAIFEASKLKVLFLGVDEKKHPAKLPRTYTLTHSDITAKLTLAISQSINNSQLQGWANKLFRDEVVGEWKKVKGKMSLHVHCHISGGHFFLNLIAKLRYYIFCKELPVVLEAFAHGDEYLLNNHPELQESPVWVYFHSNIPEYNKVECWGPLWEAMSQHQHDGRTHKKSETLPELPCPDECKCCFPTVSTIPWSHRHYQHTAADENVADGLLEIPNPGKSKG, from the exons ATGTGTAGTTTGGCTACAAATCTGTTACTACCATCGAAGATGAAACCAGTTTTTCCAGAGAAACTGAGCACTAGCTCACTCTGTGTCACCACTAGAAGATCTAAGATGAAGAACCGATCTATTGTTCCT GTTGCAAGATTGTTTGGACCGGCGATTTTTGAAGCCTCCAAATTGAAAGTGTTATTCTTAGGAGTTGATGAGAAGAAGCATCCAGCAAAACTTCCAAGAACTTACACTCTTACTCACAGTGACATAACCGCTAAATTAACTTTAGCTATATCTCAATCCATTAATAACTCTCAG TTGCAAGGATGGGCAAATAAATTGTTCCGGGACGAAGTAGTGGGCGAGTGGAAGAAAGTGAAAGGTAAAATGTCGCTTCATGTTCATTGCCACATTAGCGGAGGCCACTTCTTCTTGAATCTCATCGCGAAGCTTCGGTACTACATCTTTTGCAAAGAATTACCTGTG GTACTGGAAGCTTTTGCCCATGGAGATGAGTATTTGTTAAATAATCACCCCGAGCTACAAGAATCTCCTGTTTGGGTTTATTTCCATTCCAACATCCCGGAGTACAACAAGGTCGAATGTTGGGGACCGCTTTGGGAGGCCATGTCGCAGCACCAGCACGACGGAAGGACCCACAAGAAGAGTGAAACTCTACCGGAGCTACCTTGTCCTGATGAGTGCAAGTGTTGCTTTCCGACGGTTAGCACGATTCCGTGGTCTCATCGTCATTATCAACATACCGCAGCGGATGAGAATGTTGCGGATGGCCTGTTGGAAATACCTAACCCTGGGAAATCAAAGGGATAG